From Deferrisoma camini S3R1, the proteins below share one genomic window:
- a CDS encoding aminoglycoside phosphotransferase family protein: protein MTRPPDPRELARAFPDLGRVESVVPLAGDGSSRRFFRIRMGQGSRVLLVGPDPRENAAYVRIGRHLGARRVRVPKVLGFDPGRGWILVEDLGDRNLFGALREPGADRLRLYGPVLDLLVRMQVAGSEGFRLEIGFAARPYGARTMVEDEGLYFAREFLEGVLGLRPPAGFGAELEALASRVPREGGRFFLHRDFQSRNIHLVADGPAVIDFQGARPGPLAYDVAALLLDPYANNPVNVREALMAGYLRRLRDAGAEQAWDPEAWAAVGTFRLLQALGAFAKLGWRMKKPGFREHVPAALGLLSEHLARVDGVAALRETVERARQAWALRSR, encoded by the coding sequence GTGACCCGGCCGCCGGACCCCCGGGAGCTGGCCCGGGCGTTCCCCGACCTGGGGCGGGTCGAGTCGGTGGTGCCCCTGGCCGGGGACGGGTCGAGCCGGAGGTTCTTTCGGATCCGCATGGGGCAGGGGAGCCGCGTGCTTCTGGTGGGGCCGGACCCGCGGGAGAACGCCGCCTATGTGCGGATCGGCCGGCACCTGGGGGCGCGGAGGGTGCGGGTGCCGAAGGTGCTCGGGTTCGACCCAGGCCGGGGGTGGATCCTGGTGGAGGACCTGGGCGACCGAAACCTGTTCGGGGCGCTGCGCGAGCCGGGCGCCGACCGGCTGAGGCTGTACGGGCCCGTGCTCGACCTGCTGGTGCGGATGCAGGTGGCCGGCTCGGAGGGGTTCCGGCTCGAGATCGGGTTCGCGGCCCGGCCCTACGGCGCCCGGACCATGGTGGAGGACGAGGGACTCTACTTCGCCCGGGAGTTCCTGGAGGGGGTGCTGGGCCTTCGCCCCCCGGCCGGGTTCGGGGCGGAGCTGGAGGCCCTGGCCAGCCGGGTGCCCCGGGAGGGTGGGCGGTTCTTCCTCCACCGGGACTTCCAAAGCCGCAACATCCACCTCGTGGCCGATGGCCCGGCCGTGATCGACTTCCAGGGCGCGAGGCCCGGGCCGTTGGCGTACGACGTGGCCGCGTTGCTCCTGGATCCTTACGCCAACAACCCCGTGAACGTGCGGGAGGCGTTGATGGCCGGGTACCTGCGCCGCCTTCGGGACGCGGGGGCCGAGCAGGCCTGGGACCCCGAGGCCTGGGCGGCCGTGGGCACGTTCCGGCTGCTCCAGGCCCTGGGGGCGTTCGCCAAGCTGGGGTGGCGCATGAAAAAGCCGGGGTTCCGGGAGCACGTGCCCGCCGCCCTGGGGCTCCTGTCGGAGCACCTGGCCCGGGTGGACGGCGTCGCCGCCCTGCGCGAGACGGTGGAGCGGGCCCGGCAGGCTTGGGCGCTCCGTTCGCGCTGA